DNA sequence from the Hemitrygon akajei chromosome 8, sHemAka1.3, whole genome shotgun sequence genome:
cacaccacatgtcAATCAACATTTGgaccctcccaactaatcaatgcacacctaaattattggtcaccgtaattggattatctcgcccagccccatgctataaaaggtgagacatgtcCTTGGCTcgccctctcttacagaccacctcattgaaggtaagtgcattgctttatgtttgggaaggtctatcgtttgtcctggtaagggagccgcagctatccaaggtcaagggggatagctgtcgtagtgcttttcccttgttctttgtttgtgtaaccgtaccctgtccccacaccgcttcctggatattgtagttgcttgtgttgacccgacttccccttgtaaataaattccttattattaaaactgtgtgtgtccaggcctctactgttgagactcaaagaaccagttattttccatcacaacaggtacgtaggtttagggcatatttgcaggatggtttgagtgcttacaaagaagtgtatgatagaaaaatgcgcgaggctaagcagtcaagcatagtgtcgtttttcaagccttccacatcagctaCAGCAGACGACAAAACTtgaccttcgacatcgaggcaggcagacatagaagaaggtgacctgccctgatggaaacagatggagatgacaccccagtctcctctacctcccaccaccccaacctccgacgactcagcctaacacacagtgtgctcactgtcttcccgattccggtaagtgaaactacactggacgtacattatttctactttatataggctgtgtatttttatgtgttacttggtagcttcatagcttaaagtttactggaaagagtgcttctgccgcgagtgcttgcgccgtgtgcttctgccgggagtgcttgcgccgtgtgcttctgccgggagtgcttgcgccgtgtgcttctgccgggagtgcttgcgccgtgtgcttctgccgggagtgcttgcgccgtgtgcttctgccgggagtgcttgcgccgtgtgcttctgccgggagtgcttgcgccgtgtgcttctgccgggagtcttgcgccgtgtgcttctgccgggagtCTTGCGTCGTGTGCTTCTGCcgtgtgcttctgccgggagtgcttgcgccgtgtgtttctgccgggagtgcttccGCCGTGTGTTTTTGCCACGAGTGCTGCCAAGAGTGCTTgcatgagattttcgctgcgatggacagtgctgcaataattgcagaaaagtattcctacgtTATATAGGCTGTATTTAttagatcattcctgcttttacgatatgttactgttattttaggttttatgtgttatttggcatgatttggtaggttattttttgggtctgcgaacgctcacaaatttttcccatataaataaatggtaattgcttcttcactttatgacattctggcttacaaacagtttcataggaacactctaccttcgaatcaggggggaaacctgtatagtaATTGTCCATACGTATATTTTATAGGTACATTAAGTAGTGGTaaagaacagaaataaatttaaaagtagtgaatagtgttcatgggttcagtgtccaattagaaatcagatggcagaagggaagaagctgttcctgaatcactcagtgtgtgccttcaggcttctgtacctccttcccaatggtaacaataagaagagggcatgttctcaACGGTGTTGCCACTTTCCTGAGgaagatgctctctatggtacatctgtaaaagtttttgagtgttttagctgacaaatcaaatctcaaactgccttctttacagctgcattgatatgttgggtccaggttaggtcctcagagacacccgggaacttgaaattacttacTCACTGTGAGGATTGGCTTGTGTTCCCTCATTCTACCCTTTCTGAAGGGACTTCTGTTTTGAATACCATTTGTGGGGGTAGCCAAAATCTCATGGGGATATGATCATGTGATTGCTGCTATATTTGTTTGGTACCTAGCCAAGGGGGAGTCTGGAAATAAACTTCTCATTGGTAATAAGAGCAGCGGTGAATTGTCAGGATTGGAGCGGGCTCGATCATTTGTCTCATTACCCATCACTCCTTAAAATTGTGTTTATCATTTCACTTACAGTCAGTTTATTTAGATCACCATTCCATTTTTAACCTTGAAGGAATGCAGGCCACCTTgatgaaagtacatatatttgGTGCTAACTTAGTTTTGCtgtttctgcattgtatctcttcCAAGTCCAGTGGATACAGGTTTCCtccgctatctgaaggtagagcgttcctatgaaacattttgtaagccgaaatgtcataaagcgaagaagcaattaccattaatttatgagaaaaatttttgagtgttcccagacccaaaaaaataacctaccaaatcgtaccaaataacacataaaacctaaaataacactcgcatatagtaaaagcagaaatgatatgataaatacacagcctatataaagtagaaataatgtatgtacagtgtagtttcacttactagAATCGGGAAGATTCGgccaaaaaccgatttgtagaaaaaaaatcggcacatgtgcacacacctgcctgcgcaaggcttcacggtcatggtagtctttcacagggtaaacacaagtttaaaacgGGCGCcttttttcataaaagtgaaaatcctcttcggatttcttttggttagtgaaaacaggtaccaATAGGTCTTTCATAAAAGCAAAGTGGCATAAAGCGAACTTTCGTAAAGTGGTGGAGACTTGTACCGTATGCTGAGGCTTGGTGCTCGAAGTTTAGTGAAATATTTCAGGTGAGATTTTACCAAGTTCCCACACCTGAGCCAATATTTCAGTACGCATGAGATTAAGATAACCGTTTGAACTTTCCACGGGTTTTACAAAACTTTATAAATAGACACGCGTTTCTTGGATCATATCCCATTTCCCCCACATCTCAATCACATTTGCCTTGCTAGACTTTTTACCCATTCTTGTAACTTGTCTAAACGTTTCAAAATGTTTTGTGTCCATCTATGTAACCTGGTGTCTCTTAATTTAATGTCATACACCAATAACATGAATGAAGCTGCATGGAGACAAGAAGCTGAAGCAGAACAGACCCTAGCACATCCAGTTAATCCCTCTCTTTTTCAATTCCGTCTTTGGATTTCCACCAACTTCGGTTCTTTATCTTTGTTTTAAGATATTTCATTggagtggatttttttttactttacgaTAGGTAATAAAGAGATAACAAGGATGATGTTGGAAGCTGGAGCAGAAATTGATGTTGTAAATTCGGTTGGACGAACTGCAGCACAAATGGCTGCCTTTGTGGGTAAGTTCTGCAAAAGCACAAGTATACACGGCTATATACGTAGAATATCTTGGTTTGCGTTCCACTAAGATTCAAAAAGAATGCTGACACATCAGTGAATACTCCAAAGGTCTGGGTAGTTGGTAATTTAGGTTTAATGCAGTCATTGAGGAATCTTCCAGATGAACCCGGTATTTTACAATGGAGACTCTAGACTGCCATCCTGGCACCTGGAGCAACAAAAGATCTGCTGTAGGAACGCAGAGGGTTGCACAGTagcaggtggggggtggggagctgATGAGCAAGATACGTTGGACATTTTTGAGTTGGGGAAAAAACATCCAAAAACAAGTTGGCCTGTTCTTCCTCCAGCGGGTGATTTGTTGTTCTATACTCTGTTAAAACATGATCCATGGGCGTTAcggattattatttttaaatgtaaTTAAAATATTTGTCCCCTTTCAATACACAGTAAGTATCATAAGTAACAAGATTTCTTATTTAACACGGTATAGTGACACAGAAGGCCACCTGGCCCTTTGGATCCGTATTGGTTCCTGAGAGTAACTCTATCAGTCTCACTTCCCTTTTATCGCCTGGCAGCCATTTGGCTTGTTCTCATACGTATCCCAACATTTTCTCCTTAATTCTTTTCCCACATACAAATACAAAGGTGGGGCCAGGTAACCTACAGAAGCCAGTTAATCTCCTTGCATGTTTTTGAGGTACAGGAGGAAATGCAAGCCTCTGGTAGAAACTCGGAGCACGTTCACACTCCACACAGATTGCACGCAAGGTGCAGGGGCTGAGCCACAAAGCACTAACAACCATACCAAATACATTTAttgtaaaaaataaaaaaaaaaattcaagctcaatttcaacatttctggtaagtttggatgggtacatggatggtaagggcAGGGAGGGTTTGGCGCCGGAGCTGGTCaaggggagtaggcagtttaagtggttcagcacagactagatgggctgaagggcctgtttctgtgctgtacttttctatgactgtatgatATACAAATGAATAAGCACACTGCAAAAACTTTATACTGGTGCTAAATACATTCATTAATGTTCACTTTTTTTAAAGCCACAGCACTATTACCATTTGTGCTTTCCTGGGGTAAAACACTACTTCAGTGTTAATGGGGTTTTTCTACTTTGCTCATCCCCTCCATGTGTGGCAGCAGAAAGGACTTCGACTGTGGTCCTACCACACAGAGCCTTTTCATTGACAGCACTGAGCTCAAGTGACTACCTCGACACATCTCCCTGTGGCATAAACTTACAGGTATCTTACTATGCTGGGTGACCAAAAGGTTTCGGATGGACCAAAGGGCATCTTTGGCTGAGTTGATAATCTTTCAGCAGCACTTGATGTCTGTCCCATTTTGTGTCCCTGGGAGCAGCccagagatcagagagtcctttTTTTTTTTAGGCACCTGCTTGGGATAAATTGAGACAAGGACCCTTGCATGCTTTACCTCGCCCTCTTAGCAAATCCACAGTCTAAAAAGAGATGGGTGACTGATTCTTCCCCTCCCTGCAGCTGTCCCCAGGGCAGTGTGCACTGGGGTGAAATGCTGTCTGTAGAAGTCTCTCGGGGGAGCACACTGCTCGCTGCCAGCCAAGGTGCTTGTTGGTTAGACCTGGGGCAATGAGACTTCCATGTGGTTTGGACCATTTGCTCAGGGAAACAAATCCTCAGAATCCATCTGTCCCAGTCTCACTGCGTTTGCAGGATGTCCTGTGTTGGCTACAGCCTGTCAGATTTGTGGTCAGAGGTACTTATTTGGAAAAGCTGTTCCACAAAGGATAGTGTGGCAATGCCCAACTCATTGGAACGTCATGACAGCTGGGCCAGACGTATCCTGCACAGGGTGTAACCTCACACATTGTGGAACTTAGTGTCCATGTATTTTGGGTCCACACACAGCCTGATGTGGTCTTCAGGATGAGCTCAATGTTGGGTACACTTTTACACCCATTGTCTGGGACTTATCATGAACCATCAGTCTCAGGTCATTTTGAATCGCCTTATGAACCACAGGACAGCCCGGGTATTAATTTATTCATAACAAAAAGACTTACAGCAGATGAAACAGTGCAGAACTTTTACATTCAATAGTTTTAGCTTATTATTTAAAACCATAACACCATTATATGGCCCCCTAAGATAATTCATCCTATCATTGTTTGAGGAGATTCCCCAccaaactgtgtgtgtgtgtgcgtatagAAGCCTAGACTGGTTTACTGTACAGAGGCTTTGCATTGGCTGCATCGAGCTCCACTACGTTTCACCTGCAGTCTGGAATTTGCCGTCTGCCTGGCCCGGTGTCACGCATTGTCCCATTGTGGAAATGTTTTTCCAAGCAAACACTTACCACCACATTCATCGGCCAGTAGTCAGCCTTGAACGTTCTGCAGTGGTGGTGAGACATCCACAGGTGATATCTCATCTCAGTCCTCGGGGGGGAAAATATGGTCACCCACCTCTTTGCAGATTGTGGATTTGCTGAGAGGATCTGTGTCACGGTTATTCCCCAGCAGCTGTGGAACAGAGGACCCTCTGATCTACAGGCTGTTAACAAAGGCACGCACTGAGAAAGGCATGGAGTGGTAGTGGAAGATCATCATCTGGATGAGAGACATGTTGCACCTGATGACCTGGGGATTCCCTGTCTCCATGGGATTTCAGGTGAAGTCCTTGAACTGTATCCACTTGAGTTGTTGGCAATATAGTAAAGTGATGATGTTCTAAAGCATTTCAGTTTATGAATCTCTAGAATTTGTAGCACAAATTGAGGGTCGTTTATTCACGCCTATATTCCTGGACGACCTTTTGGTAAAATAAAGTTAATTAAatcttcaaacacgaggaaatctgcagatgctggaaattcaaacaacaacacacacaaaatgctggtggaacacagcaggctaggcagcatctatagggagaagcgctgtcgacgtttcaggccgagacccttcgtcctgacgcttctccctaaagatgctgcctagcctgctgtgttctaccagcattttgtgtgtgttgttaattaaatcttccttgtttttccatAATACAAGTACATTTAAGTATTAGGCAATATATGATTATAGATGGGGAAAAATTGTGTGAGCTCTTTGAaatgattttatttttctctcttccttTAGGCCAGCATGATTGTGTAACTATCATCAACAACTTCTTTTCGCGCGAAAGGCTGGACTTCTACACAAAACAGCAAGGACTTGACAAAGAACCCAGGCTTCCAGTCAAGTTAGCAGGGCCCTTGCACAAAATCATAATCATGACAAACTTGCACCCTGTTGCGGTAGATATTTTTGaaattagcatttatttcaaaggcatAGAGTGATGTCACTGAATGAAAACTTGATTTCTTGGATTTGCTCAATATCTTTCTCCCATCATTGAATAATAGTTTCTAAAGCTGAAGAGTAATTCAAGGGTTAGATTAAATGAAGGACCATGTGGAATACTAGTGCTTGGTTACTTTTGGCTTTAATAGAGCAGGATAACTACAGCATTTATGTTTATCTGTTGAGTTAGTTTCCATTGCTTTTCAATTTCAGTTTGGAAATAATATAATTTACAACATTAACTCCACTGAGAGATCATAAAAATAATGTGCAAAATCTATATTTGACCATTTTTGGAAGGGTCAATTGAACAACTATAATGTTAAACTGTTTTTAAGTATTATTGTGGAAGTACTGTTCTTTCTTGTCCACCCCTATCTTATCAACATGGTGCATTTCCACTTAAATCATCAAGAACACAATGAAGGTGTTTGGTATGTCTTCAGTGGAAATTATTCTGGGAAGTGTAACTTGAATCCTTCCAGTCCACTCAGCATTTTACCCACAAAAATTAAGTTTCATAATTCTGGCTCACAGAAGGTTCTACCCTCCCTGCAGGCTTTcagtattgtctgcaaaagcaaTTTGAATCCATAGAAATTACATATCAGGTCATTACTTTAAAAATACACCAGAAATAAAAGTTTTGAAAAATTGCTGTGGATCTGAATGCAGGCAGAAAGTATTAAGATGTGGAAATTTGGTGTTTGTACAATTGAGTCTTTGAAACTTAACTTGCATCTATTTCCCTTTCTGAATGGTGATCTTATATATGTAATTTGAAAATCACATTGCTAGTCCATTTAATTCAGACAAAAGCCAGATATTCTATATTGCAAGGTGGACTGTATTTTATAGCAGTATTGATAGATTTCTTGGTTTGTAGTAATCTTGACTGGTTTCCTGAAGTTGCAGAACTATCTTTGTTATTTGTTCAATATTGTGAACTATTTTTATTATCTGGAATTTCCCTTAAGATCGTTCTGATGGTTAAAGAGAATCCATTACTAGCAGATGTTGAAGCGCTGAGCAAGTGCTACAGGGTGCTGGACCTTATAATAGAAAAATGCATGAAACAGAGGGAAATCAATGAAGTCCTGGCCATGAAGATGCATTACCTCAGCTACATCTTCCAGAAGTGTATCACGTTTTTAAAGGAACACGAATCTAAACTTGACGGACTTATTAAAAGGTAGACAACATTTTCAGAATGATCTAAAATTTAGAGAAATTGTTCAACAAGCTTGTTATTAAATAATGAGACTGGGGTATGTTGAAACACTTCGTAAATGAAACACGTTGTTCTTCACTGAGGCATTACCAGTCTTTTCCAACAAAGGACTCTGATCCTGTAGTAACCATTGTTAAATTACCATGCTTCAATACCATCAAGTAGTGTCATAATCCAAAACGATACAAAATAACGTGCAGAAATAAATACATTTTCTATTTCTGAGGAGCTGTAGGGTGTAATCAGGAATGTGCTTCTAAAGGGATTGTCACAATGGACTGGGTGCTGTGCAGCTTGTTTGAATTTTTGTTGGCATGCCAGTGATGAATTGATATTGTTAAAAACGTGCAAGAAtacagaaaataggagcaggagtcagtCACTAAATCCCTCGAGCCTGCTTTGATGTTttttatgatcatggctgatctattctgGCCTCAACTCCTCCTCTGTATCAATCCCCCATAAACCCTTAATTCTTCCTCCAACTTAAAACATGTATCCAAATTCAAATGTTTATCTCTCTCCAATTTAAATatatcaaatgaccttgtctccTCCACCCCCTGGAGCAGAGAATTACCGAGACCATTAGCATGATCTAATAGCTATTCCTGTAGCCATGTCCCTGTACTATTAGATCATACTTATCCTGTTATCTGTTTTGTCAGCTCTTTTAACTTATTACAAGTGCTATATGCATTCATATAAAACTTAATTTTACTACTTTTACTAACTGGCTTTGCCCTGTGGTGCATATTTCTGTTCACGTTTTCTGCCCCAGCCTTTCACACTTTGCTCCTTTACCATCCTGTGTCATCGCTCTCTCATTCCTCCAATTTATTCTTTAATCCACACCCGTCCTATTTAGTTTAAGAACCATAACTACAGCCCTGTTTATGATTCAGGTGAAGCCCAACCCagttgagctgctgccacatgctCCAGTACTGGTGCTGAAGCTCCTTGAATTGGAACCTGTACATTTACCTCCAGTTGTATTCATACCCTTTGTCAGTCTGCACGTTAATCAAATAATTATCAGTTCTGTTTTTCGGTTTTGCCTGAGTTCATCATAATCCCTCTGCAGAACCTGCTTTCGTGTCCCGCCAATGTTGTAGGTTGCCCATGTGACCACAACAACTGGATTCACTCAATTCACTccaccaccttctccagcccagaAGAGAAGTCCTTAATCATCCCCAGGCAGACAGCAACCCTTTCTAAATTCTATGTTTACTGCACGGAATACAATCTGTCCCCTAAATATGGTTGAAACGAGATGGCATGTTTtacttttctcccccccccccccccacttgaaTGGCACACTGTGCGGTGGATAGTTTACATATGCTTTGGGCCGTCCCCACCCTTGACCACAGACAGAGCTAGAACCTTGTACCTGTTGACTGAGAATCCTTTGGATCCCTCCATCTGCCTCTAATGCAGCCATACGGCCCCGTCCCTACTTGTTTGTAGATGGATAATCTAAGGGATGATTTTCTGGAATACGTTCTCTGGATAATTCTACTTCCCTGGTGTATCAAAGGGTTTGGAGCTTGGGCATTGGCTCAGTTACACTGAGCCGAAGTCTTTCCAGCAGCCAATAGCAGACTGCTCATTTGAAACATTATAAACTCCGCTATATCTTTAATGTTTTTGCAATTGAGGAATAGTTCTGTTGAGGCTTTAATTTCCCTGTTTTGAACAGTTTACTAAAAGGACGGGATTCTGATGGCTTCCCAACTTACCAAGAGAAATTTATAAGAGAATGTATCCGGAAGTTTCCATGGTGTGAAGCCACATTGTTGCAACAGCTTGTGAGAACCATTGCTCCAGTAGAAATTGTAAGTTACTTTGGCATTGCTTAATCATATAAAAATTGAATAACTTAGTTAGAAAACTTTAAACCCATGTGTTGGGATTTGATGAACATTGTTAATGTGCACGCCCAAAGCAAACATTCATCTGCACTAGGGTCAAGGAGAAACAAATTTGGGGATTCAGTTAACACATGCACACATTTCCAATTTCCTTCCTCCTCATGAAGTCAATAAAAATCTTCCTGGTCCTgctgaaaggttgttgttatgatatCGTTCAACCCGATGTTCAGTTTCCCTCttgtatgctgatttgtcaccctTGAATTGgcaaatgacagtggtgtcatcagctaagttaaatgtggcattggaactgtgcttagcctcataatcataagtataaagtaagtagatcagggagctaagcacacctTGTGTTCACCTgtgctgagggaggaggtggtgttgcaatctaactgactggggtctgcaagtgggaaattgaggatccagttgcataagGAGGTGCAGCTTcaactctttacctcttccacttacCCTGTCCAACTTATTTCTTCACCCTCCCTTGCATCCGCACACATAAATTCTCCCTTccgtggtctcacctatcacctgccagcttgtacttaccctctccacaccttcttattctgtcttctgcccccttcttttctgaaagaggtagcagtagaggttgtggagacattagtaatgatctttcaggaatcattggattggcatggttccggaagactggaaaattgcaaatgtcactccactctttaagaaaggagagaggcagcagaaaggaaattctgCTGGAGTCTaattgaccagttagcctaacctcagtggttgggaagatgttaaagtCAATTCTTAAGGATgacgttatggagtacttggtgactcaGGACAATATTGGActaagtcaacatggtttccttaaaggaaaatcttgcctgacaaacctgttggaaatcttttgaggagattacaagatagataaaggggatgtagtgaatgttctatatttggattttcagaaggcctttgacgagctgccacacatgaggctgcttagcaagttaacccatggtattacaggaaagttactaacatggttagagcattaggtgattggtaggaggcagcgagtgggattaAAAGGattcttgtctggttggctgccagtgactagcggtgttccacagtggttgatgttgggacggcttctttttatgttgtgggtgatggaatagatggctttattgccaaatttgcagatgatacaaagattggtggaggagcaggtagttttgaggaaacaagaAGGCTGCAAAAGGacatagattagaagaatgggcaagagagtggcaaatgaaatacagtgttggaaaatgcatagtcatgcactttgatagaaggaataaatgtgcagactattttctaaacggggagaaaatccaaaaatctgagatacaaagggacttggcagtccttgtgtGGAAtaccccaaaggttaacttgcaggttgagtcattagtgaggaaggcaaatgcaatgctagcattcatttcaagaggtttggagtacaagagcaaggatgtgatgctgaggcttcataagacactagtgaggcttcaccttgagtactgtgaacaattttgggctccttatctaagaaaagatgtgctggcattggagagggtttagaggaagTTGGCAattatgattccaggaatgaaagggttatcatatgaggaacatttgatcaTATgagggtctgtactcattggaatttagacagatgaggggggatctcattgaaacctttcgaatgttgaaaggcctagacagagtagatgtggaaaggatgtttccctggtgggggagtcttgaacaagaggacacagactcaggatagaggggcatcatttaaaacagaaatgcggagaaattcctttagccagagg
Encoded proteins:
- the ankmy2a gene encoding ankyrin repeat and MYND domain-containing protein 2a isoform X2, giving the protein MTPLMHAAYKGKAEMCKLLLQHGADVNCNEHEHGYTALMFAGLSGNKEITRMMLEAGAEIDVVNSVGRTAAQMAAFVGQHDCVTIINNFFSRERLDFYTKQQGLDKEPRLPVKLAGPLHKIIIMTNLHPVAIVLMVKENPLLADVEALSKCYRVLDLIIEKCMKQREINEVLAMKMHYLSYIFQKCITFLKEHESKLDGLIKSLLKGRDSDGFPTYQEKFIRECIRKFPWCEATLLQQLVRTIAPVEIGNDPTALSVMTQIITGQVGFVDAEFCTACGEKGANKRCSICKTVIYCNQNCQKMHWFTHKKVCKKLKETREKQEAKEKLKQNETKATTSETTRAEATGSSNPPLSTSDDGSGSKDLSTGAKAELKTSQEETTTEGETISPTNVHTAEE